The Tripterygium wilfordii isolate XIE 37 chromosome 4, ASM1340144v1, whole genome shotgun sequence genome has a window encoding:
- the LOC119996986 gene encoding protein FAR1-RELATED SEQUENCE 5-like — MMRIYAPTWEIQDNMFEVLNMNVISDKGNLTPEIGLEFNTLDEVWNYWIDYGKHMGFSVRKAFVNKSKKDGRVTTRGFVCSKEGVRRVDQRQLNPDSHRDETRTNCTVKLSLSLVQDSGKYRVYEFVAEHNHLLHLANTTYMMRSQRNISEVQGFEIDLACSAGIKLKKAHELMSRQAGGRSNLGFTKDDQKYYLRTKREKDMEYGEAGSILRYFQEETIKNPSFNYAVQLDNEEQITNIFWADSRMLINYIYFSDVIIFYTTYGTNKALRPLAVFTGFNHHRGIIVFGAALLYDETIASFKWLFKTFLAAHKEKMPQTIFTDQDAAMAKAINEAMPNTFHGLCSWHIMQNAIKHLAFLQKGDSTILEDFAKCMFHYGNSFEFEEAWDAMNDKYNTPENSWLQGIYCLKKKWAKC; from the exons ATGATGAGGATATATGCCCCAACTTGGGAAATCCAAGACAACATGTTTGAG GTATTGAATATGAATGTAATCTCTGACAAAGGCAATTTGACTCCTGAAATTGGTTTGGAATTTAACACACTCGATGAGGTTTGGAATTACTGGATTGATTATGGCAAACATATGGGATTCTCTGTTAGAAAAGCGTTTGtgaataaaagtaaaaaagatgGACGGGTTACTACGAGGGGTTTTGTGTGCTCGAAAGAGGGTGTGCGGAGAGTAGACCAACGTCAACTCAATCCTGATAGTCATAGAGATGAGACAAGGACCAATTGTACTGTGAAATTGTCTCTTTCATTGGTGCAGGATAGTGGAAAGTATAGGGTTTATGAATTTGTGGCTGAGCATAACCATCTCCTACATCTAGCAAACACCACATATATGATGAGGTCACAAAGAAACATCTCTGAGGTGCAAGGTTTTGAGATAGATTTGGCATGTAGTGCCGGCATTAAGCTTAAGAAGGCACATGAGTTGATGAGTAGACAAGCTGGTGGGAGAAGCAACCTTGGCTTCACCAAAGATGATCAAAAATACTACCTCAgaacaaaaagggaaaaggatATGGAGTATGGTGAAGCTGGCTCTATTCTCAGGTATTTTCAGGAAGAGACTATTAAAAACCCTTCTTTTAACTATGCTGTTCAGTTAGATAATGAGGAACAAATTACGAATATATTTTGGGCAGATTCTAGAATGCTTATTAATTACATTTACTTCAGTGATGTGATTATTTTTTATACAACCTATGGTACTAACAAAGCCTTGAGACCTCTAGCTGTTTTTACTGGTTTTAATCACCATAGAGGTATTATAGTTTTTGGGGCTGCACTTCTATATGATGAAACAATAGCATCATTTAAGTGGCTTTTTAAGACATTTTTAGCTGCACACAAGGAAAAAATGCCTCAAACAATTTTTACAGATCAAGATGCTGCGATGGCTAAGGCAATAAATGAAGCGATGCCAAACACATTTCATGGTTTATGCAGTTGGCACATAATGCAAAATGCCATTAAACATTTGGCATTTTTGCAAAAGGGTGATTCTACTATTCTGGAAGATTTTGCGAAGTGCATGTTCCACTATGGAAattcttttgaatttgaagaGGCTTGGGATGCCATGAATGATAAATACAACACTCCTGAAAATAGTTGGTTGCAGGGAATTTATTGCTTGAAGAAGAAGTGGGCTAAATGCTAA
- the LOC119997134 gene encoding VIN3-like protein 2 isoform X1 yields the protein MSPIYCCESTFSMGLGIVRDPSKCSKLSMDEKRELVYEISKRSHGSEMLQSWSRQEILQILSAEMGKERKYTGLTKVKIIENLLKIVSERKSGEQEPITDLEAPSSPADGPRASKRQRKTDHPSRLVVPVNSLSRNDDGNDLGSTTYCKNSACRATLKCDDAFCKRCSCCICYQYDDNKDPSLWLVCSSEAPFEGNSCGMSCHLECALKHEKSGIGKDGKLAGLDGSYYCVSCGKVNDLLGCWRKQLVMAKETRRVDILCYRVSLSQKLLNGSLKYQKLYEIVNEAMKKLEAELGALAGLPVKMGRGIVNRLSSGPEVQKLCALAVESLDNMLSYANLHPLPNPAIRDPNFIAPTMVRFEDVGPTSITVAFGSENFSLGNDVYSLWHRKAQDLEYPAEPTCKILEPNRRFVVEGLTPATEYHFRVVSFNGKRELDMPDVKIATSSHENELPSCSVLERSQSPVTNCSSLSNPSSVEDETNNNTSFSDQTDNRADNYRTHCMVTGKISCANLSNDAIDSIVPGGGETPVDAVSLLDEGGANGLIGSGLNLDVLKLDNKQPPEDQIVEEMSAATGLDTLVAGMERVPYVGRSEDNLPITPFKLEKVKDIQVRNGRAKFNKKGLENGTGRGEEPLNGSTSKKSVERKDEECRANGLPDSDFEYYVKVIRWLECEGHIEKNFREKFLTWYSLRATPQELRVVKVFVDTFIEDPASLAGQLMDTFAEIVSNKRSSAVPSGFCMKLWH from the exons atgtcACCTATATACTGTTGTGAATCTACATTTTCCATGGGTTTAGGAATTGTGCGCGATCCATCAAAATGCAGTAAGTTGAGTATGGATGAAAAAAGAGAACTTGTCTATGAAATATCAAAAAGGTCACATGGTTCTGAAATGCTACAGTCATGGAGCCGTCAGGAGATTCTACAGATCCTTTCTGCAGAAATGGGGAAAGAGAGGAAATACACTGGCTTGACAAAGGTGAAAATTATAGAGAACCTTCTGAAAATTGTATCGGAAAGGAAATCAGGGGAGCAAGAGCCCATAACAGACCTAGAAGCTCCATCTTCTCCAGCTGATGGCCCAAGAGCTTCAAAGAGGCAGAGGAAAACTGATCACCCGTCACGATTAGTTGTTCCAGTGAACAGTCTTTCTAGAAACGATGATGGAAATGATTTAGGTAGCACCACATACTGCAAGAACTCAGCATGCAGAGCAACCTTAAAATGTGACGATGCATTTTGTAAGAGATGTTCATGCTGCATCTGTTATCAGTATGATGACAACAAGGATCCAAGCCTGTGGTTAGTTTGCAGTTCAGAGGCTCCATTTGAAGGGAATTCGTGTGGCATGTCTTGCCATCTTGAATGTGCCTTGAAGCATGAAAAATCTGGCATTGGAAAAGATGGAAAACTTGCTGGACTTGATGGGAGCTATTACTGTGTTTCTTGTGGCAAAGTGAATGACTTGCTCGG TTGCTGGAGAAAACAATTGGTGATGGCAAAGGAAACCAGACGGGTGGACATACTGTGCTATCGTGTCTCCTTAAGCCAAAAGCTCCTCAACGGGTCTCTCAAATACCAAAAGCTTTATGAGATTGTCAATGAAGCTATGAAGAAGCTTGAGGCTGAATTGGGTGCTTTGGCTGGTTTGCCTGTAAAGATGGGAAGGGGGATTGTCAACAGGCTTTCTTCCGGACCAGAGGTTCAGAAACTTTGTGCTTTGGCTGTGGAATCATTGGATAACATGCTATCCTATGCCAATTTACACCCATTGCCCAATCCAGCGATACGAG ATCCAAATTTTATTGCACCAACAATGGTGAGATTTGAAGATGTTGGTCCTACTTCCATTACTGTGGCTTTTGGTTCGGAGAATTTCTCACTGGGGAATGATGTTTATTCCTTATGGCATCGTAAGGCTCAGGATCTGGAATATCCAGCAGAACCAACTTGTAAGATACTTGAACCAAATAGAAGGTTTGTTGTCGAAGGTTTGACTCCAGCTACTGAGTATCATTTTCGAGTTGTTTCTTTCAATGGTAAAAGAGAGTTGGATATGCCTGATGTTAAGATTGCGACTAGCAGTCATGAGAATGAACTTCCAAGCTGCTCAGTACTGGAAAGAAGTCAAAGTCCAGTAACCAATTGCAGCAGCCTTTCTAATCCATCTTCGGTGGAAGatgaaacaaataacaatacTTCATTCAGTGACCAAACTGATAACAGGGCAGACAATTATCGTACTCACTGCATGGTCACTGGTAAAATTAGTTGTGCAAACTTGTCTAATGATGCCATTGATAGCATTGTCCCTGGTGGAGGGGAAACTCCTGTAGATGCGGTGTCTTTGTTGGATGAAGGAGGAGCCAACGGATTAATTGGCTCTGGACTAAATTTGGATGTCCTAAAACTTGACAACAAACAACCTCCAGAAGATCAGATTGTTGAGGAGATGAGTGCTGCTACTGGGTTAGACACCCTGGTAGCTGGCATGGAACGGGTGCCATATGTGGGTAGGTCAGAAGACAATTTGCCCATTACTCCATTCAAGTTGGAGAAGGTCAAAGATATCCAAGTAAGGAATGGAAGAGCCAAATTCAACAAGAAGGGTCTAGAAAATGGTACAGGGAGAGGGGAGGAGCCCCTCAATGGCAGCACATCTAAGAAAAGTGTGGAAAGGAAGGATGAGGAGTGCAGAGCAAATGGTCTGCCGGACTCCGACTTTGAGTATTATGTGAAGGTAATCAGATGGTTAGAATGTGAGGGACATATAGAGAAGAATTTCAGGGAGAAATTTCTAACTTGGTACAGCTTGAGAGCTACCCCGCAAGAGTTACGGGTTGTGAAGGTTTTTGTCGACACTTTTATTGAAGATCCAGCATCTCTTGCAGGGCAGCTTATGGATACCTTTGCGGAAATTGTTTCAAACAAGAGATCATCTGCTGTGCCATCTGGTTTCTGCATGAAACTTTGGCACTGA
- the LOC119997134 gene encoding VIN3-like protein 2 isoform X2, whose translation MMDSSLEGIVRDPSKCSKLSMDEKRELVYEISKRSHGSEMLQSWSRQEILQILSAEMGKERKYTGLTKVKIIENLLKIVSERKSGEQEPITDLEAPSSPADGPRASKRQRKTDHPSRLVVPVNSLSRNDDGNDLGSTTYCKNSACRATLKCDDAFCKRCSCCICYQYDDNKDPSLWLVCSSEAPFEGNSCGMSCHLECALKHEKSGIGKDGKLAGLDGSYYCVSCGKVNDLLGCWRKQLVMAKETRRVDILCYRVSLSQKLLNGSLKYQKLYEIVNEAMKKLEAELGALAGLPVKMGRGIVNRLSSGPEVQKLCALAVESLDNMLSYANLHPLPNPAIRDPNFIAPTMVRFEDVGPTSITVAFGSENFSLGNDVYSLWHRKAQDLEYPAEPTCKILEPNRRFVVEGLTPATEYHFRVVSFNGKRELDMPDVKIATSSHENELPSCSVLERSQSPVTNCSSLSNPSSVEDETNNNTSFSDQTDNRADNYRTHCMVTGKISCANLSNDAIDSIVPGGGETPVDAVSLLDEGGANGLIGSGLNLDVLKLDNKQPPEDQIVEEMSAATGLDTLVAGMERVPYVGRSEDNLPITPFKLEKVKDIQVRNGRAKFNKKGLENGTGRGEEPLNGSTSKKSVERKDEECRANGLPDSDFEYYVKVIRWLECEGHIEKNFREKFLTWYSLRATPQELRVVKVFVDTFIEDPASLAGQLMDTFAEIVSNKRSSAVPSGFCMKLWH comes from the exons ATGATGGATTCTTCTCTTGagg GAATTGTGCGCGATCCATCAAAATGCAGTAAGTTGAGTATGGATGAAAAAAGAGAACTTGTCTATGAAATATCAAAAAGGTCACATGGTTCTGAAATGCTACAGTCATGGAGCCGTCAGGAGATTCTACAGATCCTTTCTGCAGAAATGGGGAAAGAGAGGAAATACACTGGCTTGACAAAGGTGAAAATTATAGAGAACCTTCTGAAAATTGTATCGGAAAGGAAATCAGGGGAGCAAGAGCCCATAACAGACCTAGAAGCTCCATCTTCTCCAGCTGATGGCCCAAGAGCTTCAAAGAGGCAGAGGAAAACTGATCACCCGTCACGATTAGTTGTTCCAGTGAACAGTCTTTCTAGAAACGATGATGGAAATGATTTAGGTAGCACCACATACTGCAAGAACTCAGCATGCAGAGCAACCTTAAAATGTGACGATGCATTTTGTAAGAGATGTTCATGCTGCATCTGTTATCAGTATGATGACAACAAGGATCCAAGCCTGTGGTTAGTTTGCAGTTCAGAGGCTCCATTTGAAGGGAATTCGTGTGGCATGTCTTGCCATCTTGAATGTGCCTTGAAGCATGAAAAATCTGGCATTGGAAAAGATGGAAAACTTGCTGGACTTGATGGGAGCTATTACTGTGTTTCTTGTGGCAAAGTGAATGACTTGCTCGG TTGCTGGAGAAAACAATTGGTGATGGCAAAGGAAACCAGACGGGTGGACATACTGTGCTATCGTGTCTCCTTAAGCCAAAAGCTCCTCAACGGGTCTCTCAAATACCAAAAGCTTTATGAGATTGTCAATGAAGCTATGAAGAAGCTTGAGGCTGAATTGGGTGCTTTGGCTGGTTTGCCTGTAAAGATGGGAAGGGGGATTGTCAACAGGCTTTCTTCCGGACCAGAGGTTCAGAAACTTTGTGCTTTGGCTGTGGAATCATTGGATAACATGCTATCCTATGCCAATTTACACCCATTGCCCAATCCAGCGATACGAG ATCCAAATTTTATTGCACCAACAATGGTGAGATTTGAAGATGTTGGTCCTACTTCCATTACTGTGGCTTTTGGTTCGGAGAATTTCTCACTGGGGAATGATGTTTATTCCTTATGGCATCGTAAGGCTCAGGATCTGGAATATCCAGCAGAACCAACTTGTAAGATACTTGAACCAAATAGAAGGTTTGTTGTCGAAGGTTTGACTCCAGCTACTGAGTATCATTTTCGAGTTGTTTCTTTCAATGGTAAAAGAGAGTTGGATATGCCTGATGTTAAGATTGCGACTAGCAGTCATGAGAATGAACTTCCAAGCTGCTCAGTACTGGAAAGAAGTCAAAGTCCAGTAACCAATTGCAGCAGCCTTTCTAATCCATCTTCGGTGGAAGatgaaacaaataacaatacTTCATTCAGTGACCAAACTGATAACAGGGCAGACAATTATCGTACTCACTGCATGGTCACTGGTAAAATTAGTTGTGCAAACTTGTCTAATGATGCCATTGATAGCATTGTCCCTGGTGGAGGGGAAACTCCTGTAGATGCGGTGTCTTTGTTGGATGAAGGAGGAGCCAACGGATTAATTGGCTCTGGACTAAATTTGGATGTCCTAAAACTTGACAACAAACAACCTCCAGAAGATCAGATTGTTGAGGAGATGAGTGCTGCTACTGGGTTAGACACCCTGGTAGCTGGCATGGAACGGGTGCCATATGTGGGTAGGTCAGAAGACAATTTGCCCATTACTCCATTCAAGTTGGAGAAGGTCAAAGATATCCAAGTAAGGAATGGAAGAGCCAAATTCAACAAGAAGGGTCTAGAAAATGGTACAGGGAGAGGGGAGGAGCCCCTCAATGGCAGCACATCTAAGAAAAGTGTGGAAAGGAAGGATGAGGAGTGCAGAGCAAATGGTCTGCCGGACTCCGACTTTGAGTATTATGTGAAGGTAATCAGATGGTTAGAATGTGAGGGACATATAGAGAAGAATTTCAGGGAGAAATTTCTAACTTGGTACAGCTTGAGAGCTACCCCGCAAGAGTTACGGGTTGTGAAGGTTTTTGTCGACACTTTTATTGAAGATCCAGCATCTCTTGCAGGGCAGCTTATGGATACCTTTGCGGAAATTGTTTCAAACAAGAGATCATCTGCTGTGCCATCTGGTTTCTGCATGAAACTTTGGCACTGA